One genomic region from Spirulina subsalsa PCC 9445 encodes:
- a CDS encoding chemotaxis protein CheA, with the protein MSKTSEDNSFFTEFLEDYFAECEEHLAAIRQNLLVLESFLDQPHVELEVLQALFRSFHTLKGLSGMVGIKEAEALAHQMESYLRLLREEHPALSASGFDALMEGTKTLEQVINCQHQNAPLPDIEPIVEKLKVLLPTETKPSQKTQGIITPIHLALPSTAQDHLKGVQEEGQKVWHFVFSPNSQRAQAGINVNVIRSRLESIGQVIHAAPRLNPDHQIVFDFVVGTTAEESLFSPWSQEGVTWTPYETPETTPPNEPLKPVEAAVKPVATVPESGDTKPTQESTPGSDDDETTPAPLLSGVDAPPALPLLGNAARTEPMTKAAPLISQPSTVVRVELPKLDALMRMVGDLVISRARLDDYIHQLKSILPDAQLRPLQELNLTLERQMRDLREGVMRVRLVPIGEIFARMQFVVRDLVRESDKEVVLKISGQETEIDKFVVERMMDPMLHLVRNAVSHGIESQEQRLAAQKSPVGQIHLRAQTSGEMVMIEIEDDGRGVDGKKVIEQARERQLISSGVGEDHYDGMSLLEILCAPGFSTKEQADLASGRGVGMAIVKNTVRELGGLLDLTTEVGQGTCFRIQLPLTLAIADALITNVGTDTFAIPQSSVREVIEVSPSQVIHFENNEIIPYRGQVLPLVHLNHLFHLTPSLDPIHPDTRLKIVVAGSSLNTVGLVVERIIGLREIVVQALTDPLVRVLGVAGATELGDGRVVLILDVGALVRMAAARKSISQGSRGGGGEGEQGSRGAGGQGSRGAGEN; encoded by the coding sequence GTGTCTAAGACTTCAGAAGACAATAGCTTTTTTACAGAATTTCTAGAGGATTATTTCGCCGAATGTGAGGAACATCTCGCGGCCATTCGTCAGAACCTTTTGGTCTTAGAATCGTTCCTCGACCAACCCCATGTAGAACTGGAAGTATTACAAGCCCTATTTCGGAGTTTTCACACCTTAAAAGGGTTATCCGGCATGGTGGGGATTAAAGAAGCTGAAGCACTAGCCCATCAGATGGAAAGCTATTTACGTCTGTTGCGAGAAGAACATCCTGCCCTATCTGCATCCGGTTTTGATGCCTTAATGGAAGGAACAAAAACCCTAGAGCAAGTCATTAATTGTCAGCACCAAAACGCTCCTTTGCCCGATATTGAACCCATTGTCGAAAAACTGAAGGTCTTACTGCCCACAGAAACTAAACCAAGCCAAAAAACGCAAGGGATTATTACCCCCATTCATCTCGCACTGCCCAGCACCGCTCAAGACCACCTGAAAGGGGTTCAGGAAGAAGGTCAAAAAGTCTGGCATTTTGTGTTTTCTCCCAACTCCCAACGGGCCCAAGCAGGCATTAATGTCAATGTGATTCGCAGTCGTTTGGAAAGTATTGGGCAAGTCATTCATGCGGCACCTCGTCTTAATCCTGACCATCAGATTGTTTTTGATTTTGTCGTGGGAACAACAGCCGAAGAGAGCCTTTTTTCCCCTTGGTCCCAAGAGGGAGTTACTTGGACTCCCTATGAAACCCCAGAAACAACCCCTCCGAATGAACCCCTGAAACCTGTAGAAGCGGCAGTGAAGCCAGTGGCAACAGTCCCAGAAAGCGGGGACACCAAACCAACCCAAGAGTCAACACCCGGCTCTGATGACGACGAAACCACTCCTGCGCCCCTTTTATCCGGGGTGGATGCCCCCCCGGCCTTGCCCTTGTTGGGCAACGCTGCGCGAACAGAACCCATGACCAAGGCTGCACCCCTGATTTCTCAACCCTCTACTGTTGTGCGAGTAGAGTTGCCCAAACTGGATGCTCTGATGCGAATGGTGGGGGATTTAGTCATTAGTCGGGCGAGATTAGATGATTATATTCATCAACTGAAAAGCATCTTACCCGACGCTCAACTGCGACCCTTACAGGAACTAAACTTAACCTTAGAACGACAGATGCGGGACTTGCGGGAAGGGGTGATGCGGGTGCGACTGGTGCCGATTGGGGAGATATTCGCTCGGATGCAGTTTGTGGTGAGGGATTTAGTGCGGGAAAGTGATAAGGAGGTGGTGTTAAAAATTAGTGGACAGGAAACCGAGATTGATAAGTTTGTGGTGGAACGGATGATGGACCCGATGCTGCATCTTGTCCGCAATGCTGTAAGTCATGGCATTGAAAGCCAAGAGCAACGGTTAGCCGCCCAGAAAAGCCCTGTGGGTCAGATTCACCTGCGCGCTCAAACCTCGGGGGAAATGGTGATGATTGAAATTGAGGATGATGGGCGAGGGGTGGACGGGAAAAAGGTCATAGAGCAGGCGAGAGAGCGTCAGTTAATCTCTTCTGGAGTCGGAGAAGACCATTATGATGGCATGAGTTTGTTAGAGATTTTATGCGCCCCCGGCTTTTCGACTAAAGAACAGGCCGATTTGGCCAGTGGTCGGGGTGTGGGGATGGCTATTGTGAAGAACACTGTGCGGGAGTTAGGGGGGCTGCTTGATTTGACGACGGAAGTGGGTCAGGGGACTTGTTTTCGGATTCAATTGCCGCTTACTTTGGCGATCGCAGATGCTTTAATTACCAATGTAGGAACCGATACTTTCGCCATTCCTCAATCCTCCGTCCGCGAAGTGATTGAAGTCTCCCCCAGTCAAGTCATCCACTTTGAAAACAACGAAATTATTCCCTATCGCGGTCAAGTCTTACCCCTCGTTCATTTAAACCACTTATTCCATCTCACCCCAAGTTTAGACCCCATCCATCCAGACACCCGCTTAAAAATCGTCGTAGCAGGCAGTAGCCTAAACACCGTTGGTTTAGTCGTAGAGCGCATTATTGGGCTGCGGGAAATCGTCGTCCAAGCCCTCACAGACCCCCTAGTGCGCGTCCTAGGAGTCGCCGGAGCCACGGAATTGGGAGATGGGCGCGTCGTCCTCATCTTAGACGTGGGGGCCCTCGTGCGCATGGCAGCCGCCCGTAAATCCATCAGTCAAGGGAGCAGGGGGGGAGGGGGAGAGGGGGAGCAGGGGAGCAGGGGAGCAGGGGGGCAGGGGAGCAGGGGGGCAGGGGAGAATTGA
- a CDS encoding AAA family ATPase: MEQKLDVLRDVATKIELLQKIINQKFAYSYKEMRFNKQKGFVFKRVANLTASESDIIAPTDLSSGEQHELVMLYELLFKVEPNSLVLIDEPELSLHVGWQAQFLGDLQEITKLANLDILMATHSPDLIQNHWDLTVELKGIQS, encoded by the coding sequence GTGGAACAAAAGCTTGATGTCTTGAGAGATGTTGCCACAAAAATTGAACTATTGCAAAAGATTATTAATCAAAAATTTGCTTACTCTTATAAAGAAATGAGATTTAATAAACAAAAAGGATTTGTCTTTAAAAGAGTTGCAAATCTTACGGCTTCTGAGTCGGACATCATTGCTCCTACAGACCTCTCCTCTGGAGAACAACATGAATTAGTGATGCTCTATGAATTGTTATTTAAAGTTGAACCGAATTCTCTTGTTTTAATTGATGAACCTGAATTGTCCCTTCATGTGGGTTGGCAAGCACAATTTTTAGGCGACTTGCAAGAAATTACTAAACTGGCTAACTTAGATATTTTGATGGCGACCCATTCCCCCGATCTGATTCAAAATCATTGGGATTTAACCGTAGAATTAAAAGGAATTCAATCATGA
- a CDS encoding chemotaxis protein CheW: MSNSSNPNEAFIIFELADTLYGISSQSVQQMEMVDRITPVPNAPHFVEGVVFSRGQVIPVINLRARFGFEKIPYNLRTRLIVTQSQNRTIGLIVDTAREFIVIPENAIQPPNEEISGLSGRYLAGIATLEKRIILILKVEEVFQMPDSSLSVLS, translated from the coding sequence ATGTCCAACTCATCCAACCCAAACGAAGCCTTTATCATCTTTGAACTGGCCGACACCTTATATGGAATTTCGTCCCAATCCGTACAGCAAATGGAAATGGTGGATAGAATTACCCCCGTTCCCAATGCACCCCACTTTGTCGAAGGAGTGGTATTTTCCCGAGGACAAGTGATTCCCGTGATTAACCTCCGCGCCCGCTTTGGCTTTGAAAAAATTCCCTACAACCTACGCACCCGGTTAATCGTCACCCAAAGTCAAAACCGCACCATCGGATTAATTGTAGACACCGCCCGAGAATTTATCGTGATTCCCGAGAATGCCATTCAACCTCCCAACGAGGAAATTTCTGGGTTAAGTGGGCGCTACCTAGCCGGAATTGCCACCCTTGAAAAACGAATTATTCTCATTCTGAAAGTCGAGGAAGTCTTTCAAATGCCAGATTCTAGCCTCTCGGTTTTGTCTTAA
- a CDS encoding response regulator, with protein MKRILVVDDSATMRKMVIASLRDLPGFTFSEAANGLEAIEQMQNSPFDLMVLDLNMPDMHGLDVLRFVLSHPDYQATPIVILTTKGDPESKSEALSAGASCYLTKPFQPKSLAEQIQELVNLKLGFNVS; from the coding sequence ATGAAACGTATCTTAGTAGTCGATGACTCAGCCACTATGCGAAAAATGGTAATTGCCTCTTTAAGAGACTTACCGGGCTTCACATTTAGTGAAGCAGCCAACGGTTTAGAAGCCATTGAGCAAATGCAGAACTCCCCCTTTGATCTCATGGTTTTAGACCTCAATATGCCCGATATGCACGGTTTAGATGTGTTGCGATTTGTCCTCAGCCATCCCGATTATCAAGCTACCCCCATTGTTATCTTAACGACTAAGGGCGATCCAGAAAGTAAAAGTGAAGCCCTATCGGCTGGAGCATCTTGTTACTTAACGAAACCTTTTCAACCCAAATCTTTGGCTGAACAAATTCAAGAACTGGTTAACCTTAAATTAGGCTTCAATGTAAGCTAA
- a CDS encoding M3 family metallopeptidase, which translates to MVEATVTQNPLLIGYGLPPFPEITPDHVIPAVTELLKDLRGRLQALETSLTPTWESLVVPLTELQERLGWTWGVIGHLMSVKNSPELRQAYEQVEPELVKFSSEMAQSQPIYEAFKALAASEGYNSLEPAQKRIIEAAIRDAELSGVGLQGETKERFNAIQLEMAELSTKFSNHVLDATKAFQLKLTTPEEVEGLPPSWLGLAAQTARTAGEEGATPETGPWVVTLDFPSYYPFMQHSRREDLRAKVYRAYIRRAAEGEWDNNPLIDRILTLRQEEAEILGYKSYGEMSLARKMAPTVEAVETLLEELRGASYEAAKREFEELKGFAGRPDLRHWDVSFWAERQREAKFAFNAEELRPYFPLPQVLEGLFGLARRIFGVKIVAADGRAPVWHEDVRYFEIQDQGGEAIAYFYLDPYSRPAQKRGGAWMNDCIGRAKMTTEGKTITRLPVAYLICNQSPPVDGKPSLMTFEEVETLFHEFGHGLQHMLTTVDYVGASGINNVEWDAVELPSQFMENWCYDRKTLLGMAKHYETGEVLPEHYYQKLRAARNYMSGSAMLRQVHFSLLDIELHHRYQPQGEETPSQVRDRLAQTTTILPPLPEDSFLCSFGHIFAGGYAAGYYSYKWAEVLSADAFAAFEEAGLDNEEAVITTGQRFRDTVLALGGSLHPMEVFKAFRGREPNTEPLLRHSGLLAAG; encoded by the coding sequence ATGGTAGAAGCAACAGTGACTCAAAATCCTTTACTGATTGGTTACGGATTACCCCCTTTCCCCGAAATTACCCCAGATCATGTGATCCCCGCCGTGACGGAACTCCTCAAAGACTTGCGGGGAAGACTACAGGCGCTTGAAACTAGCCTAACCCCCACCTGGGAAAGCCTCGTTGTACCACTAACAGAACTTCAAGAACGTTTAGGTTGGACTTGGGGGGTGATTGGCCATTTAATGAGTGTGAAGAATAGCCCAGAATTGCGCCAAGCCTACGAACAGGTGGAGCCGGAACTGGTTAAATTTAGTAGTGAAATGGCGCAAAGTCAGCCTATTTATGAGGCCTTTAAGGCGTTAGCGGCCTCGGAAGGGTATAACAGCCTTGAACCTGCCCAGAAACGTATTATTGAGGCGGCTATCCGCGACGCAGAGCTTTCTGGTGTGGGGTTGCAGGGGGAAACGAAAGAACGGTTCAATGCCATTCAGTTGGAAATGGCCGAACTTTCGACTAAGTTTTCTAATCATGTCCTAGATGCTACGAAGGCCTTTCAGTTGAAACTGACGACACCCGAAGAGGTGGAAGGATTGCCTCCGAGTTGGTTAGGTTTGGCGGCACAAACGGCACGCACGGCGGGGGAAGAGGGGGCGACACCGGAAACGGGGCCTTGGGTGGTGACGTTGGATTTTCCCAGTTATTACCCTTTTATGCAGCATAGCCGCCGGGAGGATTTACGGGCAAAGGTCTATCGGGCTTATATTCGTCGGGCGGCGGAGGGGGAATGGGATAATAACCCCTTGATTGACCGGATTTTGACCTTACGGCAAGAAGAAGCGGAGATTTTGGGCTATAAGAGCTATGGGGAGATGAGTTTAGCGCGCAAGATGGCTCCTACTGTGGAAGCGGTGGAGACATTACTGGAGGAGTTGCGGGGTGCGAGTTATGAGGCGGCTAAACGGGAGTTTGAGGAACTGAAGGGTTTTGCGGGACGACCGGATTTAAGGCATTGGGATGTATCGTTTTGGGCGGAACGTCAGCGCGAGGCGAAGTTTGCGTTTAATGCGGAGGAGTTGCGGCCTTATTTCCCGTTACCCCAAGTGTTGGAAGGGTTATTTGGGTTAGCGCGGCGGATTTTTGGGGTTAAGATTGTGGCGGCTGATGGTCGGGCTCCGGTGTGGCATGAGGATGTCCGGTATTTTGAGATTCAAGATCAGGGGGGGGAGGCGATCGCCTATTTCTACCTCGATCCCTACAGTCGCCCAGCCCAAAAGCGCGGCGGCGCTTGGATGAATGACTGCATCGGACGGGCAAAAATGACCACAGAAGGGAAAACCATCACCCGTTTACCTGTAGCCTATTTAATCTGTAATCAGTCGCCCCCGGTGGATGGGAAACCCAGTCTAATGACCTTTGAGGAGGTAGAAACCCTGTTCCATGAGTTTGGGCATGGTTTACAGCATATGTTAACCACGGTGGACTATGTGGGGGCTTCCGGGATTAACAATGTGGAATGGGATGCGGTGGAGTTACCCAGTCAGTTTATGGAAAATTGGTGTTATGACCGCAAAACCTTGTTAGGGATGGCGAAACACTACGAAACGGGGGAGGTTTTGCCGGAGCATTATTATCAGAAGTTACGGGCAGCCCGCAACTATATGAGTGGTTCCGCCATGTTGCGCCAGGTGCATTTTAGTTTGTTGGATATTGAGTTACATCACCGCTATCAACCCCAAGGCGAGGAAACTCCTAGTCAAGTGCGCGATCGCCTCGCCCAAACCACCACCATCCTCCCCCCCCTCCCCGAGGACTCCTTCCTCTGTAGTTTCGGTCATATCTTCGCCGGAGGCTATGCCGCCGGCTACTACAGTTATAAATGGGCTGAAGTCTTGAGCGCTGATGCCTTTGCTGCCTTTGAAGAAGCCGGACTCGACAACGAAGAAGCCGTTATTACCACCGGACAGCGTTTCCGTGACACCGTATTAGCCCTAGGCGGCAGTTTACACCCCATGGAAGTATTTAAAGCCTTCCGAGGTCGTGAACCCAACACAGAACCCCTATTGCGTCATAGCGGCCTCCTAGCGGCCGGGTGA
- a CDS encoding ATP-binding protein translates to MVEETLQAQEKFLRLIYEGVDQAIFVVGVTLKTKEEKTRGGSPYRYEFLGWNGVSSRFTGYASEEVEGKTPCELFSPEEAAEITANYDRCLLVGDSIRYEEYRDFSGRRIYTLTTLTPLRDETGAFYRIIGTAIDISDRKTTEIALQESQARFKRLADHLPGVTYQYQKSADNPTGFFTYISRNALDLLELTPAMIIQDPEKMWSLIHPQDIDEFLYSTQLAAAQQTPWHHEYRIITPSGQVKWLQAEASLEIQADLSLVWDGIFLDITRRKEAEEALKRSEAILREFAEWESMQHHISMLIRNSLDSETVIQTTVQELQRYLKADRCCFLWFRGEVQRRKHRKQRHSSGELLKGGATSLASYWEVVQEAKQDEDPSFLGQHWDEGENCFTESLLRGINLQLDCTVEWSDPQVKAYFSRLGYDGVLLLAVPTHSRKLGALVLLREAPTPWSDRDLELSQEIVNQMAIAINQADLYTQATESARLATAKSEALEVALKQLQQAQSQLIQAEKMSSLGQLVAGIAHEINNPVSFIYGNVIHAQEYTNDLLVLIERYRQYCPVTPPQVLDWINEIDLEFLVEDLPRLYQSMQMGADRIQEIVKSLRTFSRLDEAEMKEVDLHQNLDSTLMILNSRLNGTEGNTVIQVIKNYGFIPPVQCYVGQLNQVFMNLLSNAIDALNERDKNRHFPELVKHPSILEIKTELKYRRWVQITIHDNGIGISPEALSRIFDPFYTTKPVGAGTGLGLSTSYKIIVEQHHGKLECTSELGKGTDFMITIPLRAGIFEDH, encoded by the coding sequence TTGGTTGAAGAAACGTTACAAGCGCAGGAGAAATTTTTACGTTTGATCTATGAGGGAGTAGATCAAGCCATTTTTGTAGTAGGGGTTACGCTGAAGACGAAAGAGGAGAAAACAAGGGGGGGATCTCCTTATCGTTACGAGTTTTTGGGCTGGAATGGGGTATCGAGTCGCTTCACGGGTTATGCTTCGGAGGAGGTGGAGGGAAAAACGCCTTGTGAGTTGTTTAGCCCGGAGGAGGCGGCGGAGATTACAGCGAATTATGATCGGTGTTTACTGGTTGGAGATAGTATCCGTTATGAAGAGTATCGGGATTTTTCAGGGCGACGAATTTATACTTTAACGACGTTAACACCGCTTCGGGATGAGACGGGGGCATTTTACCGGATTATTGGCACGGCGATTGATATTAGCGATCGCAAAACTACAGAAATCGCCCTCCAAGAATCCCAAGCCCGCTTTAAACGCCTCGCCGATCATTTACCGGGTGTCACCTACCAATATCAAAAATCCGCCGATAATCCCACAGGATTTTTCACTTATATTAGCCGCAATGCACTGGATTTACTGGAACTCACCCCAGCAATGATTATCCAAGATCCTGAAAAAATGTGGTCTTTAATTCATCCTCAAGATATCGATGAGTTTCTCTATTCTACCCAACTGGCGGCGGCTCAACAGACCCCTTGGCATCATGAATATCGTATCATTACCCCCTCGGGTCAGGTGAAATGGTTACAAGCCGAAGCGAGTTTAGAAATTCAAGCGGATTTATCCTTAGTCTGGGATGGGATTTTTTTAGATATTACCCGACGCAAAGAGGCAGAAGAAGCCTTAAAACGGTCTGAGGCGATTTTAAGAGAGTTTGCGGAGTGGGAATCTATGCAGCATCATATCTCGATGTTGATTCGTAATTCCCTCGATAGTGAAACGGTTATTCAGACTACGGTCCAAGAACTTCAGCGTTATTTAAAGGCCGATCGATGTTGTTTTCTCTGGTTTCGGGGGGAAGTCCAGCGCCGCAAGCACCGAAAACAGCGCCATTCTAGCGGAGAATTGCTTAAGGGTGGCGCGACGAGTCTCGCTTCTTATTGGGAAGTGGTGCAAGAGGCGAAACAGGACGAAGATCCCAGCTTTTTGGGGCAACATTGGGATGAGGGAGAAAACTGTTTTACAGAATCGCTATTGAGGGGGATCAATTTACAACTTGATTGTACTGTGGAGTGGAGTGATCCCCAAGTTAAAGCCTATTTTTCTCGACTGGGCTATGATGGTGTATTACTCTTAGCTGTCCCAACTCATAGCCGGAAATTGGGGGCTTTAGTGCTGTTACGGGAAGCCCCAACACCTTGGAGTGACAGGGATTTGGAGTTAAGTCAGGAAATTGTTAATCAAATGGCGATCGCGATTAATCAAGCGGATCTCTACACCCAAGCCACAGAATCCGCTCGCCTGGCCACCGCTAAAAGTGAAGCCCTCGAAGTGGCCTTAAAACAACTCCAACAGGCTCAATCCCAATTAATTCAAGCGGAAAAAATGTCCAGTTTAGGGCAATTAGTTGCAGGGATTGCCCACGAAATTAATAATCCCGTTAGTTTCATTTATGGCAATGTGATTCATGCCCAAGAATACACCAATGATTTACTGGTTCTGATCGAACGTTATCGTCAATACTGCCCCGTTACCCCTCCTCAAGTTCTAGATTGGATAAACGAAATTGATCTAGAGTTTCTTGTTGAAGATTTACCCCGGCTTTATCAGTCTATGCAAATGGGCGCAGACCGCATTCAAGAAATTGTAAAATCTTTACGCACATTTTCCCGGTTAGACGAAGCCGAAATGAAGGAGGTTGATCTTCATCAAAACTTAGATAGTACCTTGATGATCCTCAACAGTCGTTTAAATGGGACCGAGGGAAATACAGTCATTCAAGTGATCAAAAATTATGGTTTTATTCCCCCAGTACAATGTTATGTAGGGCAATTAAATCAAGTGTTTATGAATTTACTATCTAATGCTATTGACGCGTTGAATGAACGAGATAAAAACCGTCATTTTCCTGAGCTAGTGAAACATCCCAGCATTTTAGAAATTAAGACAGAGTTAAAATACCGTCGCTGGGTTCAAATCACCATTCATGATAATGGGATAGGCATTTCTCCGGAAGCTTTATCTCGTATTTTTGACCCTTTTTATACTACAAAACCCGTCGGTGCTGGTACAGGTCTAGGCTTATCAACCAGTTATAAAATCATTGTTGAACAACATCATGGCAAGTTAGAATGTACGTCAGAGTTAGGGAAGGGGACGGATTTTATGATCACCATTCCTTTAAGAGCGGGGATTTTTGAAGACCATTGA
- a CDS encoding AAA family ATPase yields the protein MKIKTISVDGLFGIFQHQIPLNTDERITIIHGPNGFGKTAILRMLNGLFNAQYSRLRSIPFNRLKIEFDNHTRLEVVKTSHGKTKEHKGKISLDFYSKNSKKQTHDLKHSQEPPELNFPISALDDIIPGLERIAPSEWLYLPTGETLSLRELIERFEDILPFSIQTQSHLEPQWFKDLKQEIHIRLIESQRLLNFSFSPSSRVYPRIPSMLHTVSAYSEETAKLIQSKLALYGTISQSLDRTFPVRLVQQQPCPKLTDEQLRQKLEDLEKKHTRLIDIGLLENDENANLQIQPPTMD from the coding sequence ATGAAAATTAAAACCATATCCGTTGATGGACTATTTGGCATTTTCCAACATCAGATTCCGTTAAATACCGACGAGCGAATCACCATCATTCACGGACCCAACGGCTTCGGTAAAACAGCAATTCTCCGAATGCTCAACGGTTTATTTAACGCTCAATATTCTAGATTGCGGAGTATTCCCTTTAACCGACTTAAGATTGAATTTGACAATCATACTAGGCTTGAAGTCGTCAAAACATCTCACGGTAAAACCAAAGAACACAAAGGAAAAATCAGCCTTGATTTTTATAGCAAAAACTCAAAAAAACAGACCCATGACCTCAAGCACAGCCAAGAACCACCAGAACTTAATTTTCCCATCAGCGCTCTGGATGATATCATTCCCGGATTGGAACGAATAGCCCCTAGCGAATGGCTTTATTTGCCCACAGGTGAAACCCTGTCCTTACGAGAACTAATTGAGCGATTTGAAGATATTTTACCCTTCAGCATTCAGACTCAATCCCATTTAGAACCTCAATGGTTTAAAGACTTAAAACAGGAAATTCATATCCGCTTGATTGAGTCTCAGCGACTGCTAAACTTCAGTTTTAGTCCTTCCTCAAGGGTTTATCCTAGAATTCCCTCAATGTTACACACTGTTTCTGCCTACTCCGAAGAAACAGCCAAGCTCATTCAATCCAAACTTGCCCTATACGGCACCATCTCTCAATCACTCGATCGAACCTTTCCCGTTCGATTAGTCCAACAACAACCTTGCCCAAAACTAACGGACGAGCAACTGCGGCAAAAACTGGAGGATTTAGAAAAAAAACACACTCGTTTAATTGATATTGGTCTATTAGAAAACGATGAAAACGCCAATCTACAAATTCAGCCCCCAACGATGGATTAA